A genomic segment from Rahnella aceris encodes:
- the nlpA gene encoding lipoprotein NlpA produces the protein MKLTLSHLRTGVVFLLAGLLLAGCDQKSGDAKHIKVGVINGAEQDVAEVAKKVAKDKYGLDVELVGFSGSLLPNDATEHGDLDANVFQHRPFLDQDNKAHGYHLVAVGNTFVFPMAGYSKKIKTVDQLKDGATVAIPNDPTNLGRALLLLQKEKLITLKEGKGLLPTALDITANPHHLNIMELEGAQLPRVLDDPKVDVAIISTTYIQQTGLSPVHDSVFIEDKNSPYVNILVSRPDNKDAENVQEFLKSYQSPEVAKAAEKIFNGGAVPGW, from the coding sequence GTGAAACTGACGTTATCTCATTTACGCACGGGTGTTGTGTTTTTGCTGGCAGGATTACTGCTGGCGGGTTGTGATCAAAAAAGTGGTGATGCAAAACATATCAAAGTCGGCGTGATTAATGGCGCAGAGCAGGATGTGGCAGAAGTGGCGAAAAAGGTCGCGAAGGATAAATACGGTCTGGACGTCGAACTGGTTGGTTTCAGCGGCTCATTATTACCGAATGACGCGACCGAACATGGCGATCTGGATGCCAACGTTTTCCAGCACCGTCCGTTCCTCGATCAGGATAACAAAGCCCACGGCTACCATCTGGTGGCGGTCGGCAACACCTTTGTGTTCCCGATGGCGGGTTACTCGAAAAAAATCAAAACTGTGGATCAGCTGAAAGACGGCGCGACGGTGGCGATCCCAAACGATCCGACCAACTTAGGCCGTGCACTTCTGCTGCTGCAAAAAGAGAAACTGATCACGCTGAAAGAAGGCAAAGGCCTGCTGCCAACGGCGCTGGATATCACTGCAAACCCGCATCATCTGAATATTATGGAGCTGGAAGGCGCGCAGTTACCGCGTGTGCTGGATGACCCGAAAGTCGATGTGGCGATCATCAGCACAACCTATATCCAGCAAACCGGATTATCACCGGTGCATGACAGCGTGTTTATCGAAGATAAAAATTCGCCATACGTGAATATTCTGGTTTCGCGCCCGGACAATAAAGATGCGGAAAATGTGCAAGAGTTTCTGAAATCCTATCAGTCGCCAGAAGTGGCGAAAGCGGCAGAAAAAATCTTTAACGGCGGCGCGGTTCCGGGCTGGTGA
- a CDS encoding formate/nitrite transporter family protein: MAGEKQHHNDKDVDSDEHTQGKEIETGEENLPSKAAAVHEVIRMEGEKELERDGQALLWSAIAAGLSISASLMAKGILHARLPDTPERFFIENIGYTVGFIIVIMARQQLFTENTVTAVLPIMQKPTGRNILLLLRLWGIVLAGNVIGGGLAALVFHLVPFFDTATDEAFRTISMDIMKKDPEGMFVGGMVSGWLIATMVWMIPSAGTAKLWVIMLMTYMVAIGDLTHIVVGSVEVLYLVFSGAIPWYEFIWPFALPTLAGNIFGGTFIFALISHAQIRNDMSNQKKAKAKKEEQEAAKKEAAKP; this comes from the coding sequence ATGGCCGGAGAAAAACAGCATCACAATGACAAGGATGTTGACAGTGACGAACATACACAGGGAAAGGAAATCGAGACCGGTGAAGAGAACTTGCCGTCGAAAGCAGCCGCCGTTCACGAAGTTATCCGCATGGAAGGTGAAAAAGAGCTTGAGCGCGACGGACAGGCGTTGCTGTGGTCGGCAATTGCCGCCGGATTGTCGATCAGCGCCTCGCTGATGGCGAAAGGCATTCTTCACGCCCGCCTGCCCGATACACCGGAACGTTTCTTCATTGAAAATATCGGTTATACCGTCGGGTTCATTATTGTGATCATGGCGCGCCAGCAGTTATTTACCGAAAACACCGTTACTGCCGTGTTACCCATCATGCAAAAACCGACCGGCAGAAACATTCTGTTGTTGCTGCGTTTATGGGGCATCGTGCTGGCGGGTAACGTCATCGGCGGCGGCCTGGCGGCGCTGGTGTTTCATCTGGTGCCCTTTTTCGACACGGCAACCGACGAGGCGTTTCGCACCATCAGCATGGATATCATGAAAAAAGACCCCGAAGGTATGTTTGTCGGCGGTATGGTTTCCGGCTGGCTGATTGCCACCATGGTCTGGATGATCCCTTCTGCCGGGACCGCCAAACTGTGGGTGATCATGCTGATGACGTATATGGTGGCGATTGGCGACCTGACGCACATCGTGGTCGGATCGGTAGAAGTGCTGTATCTGGTGTTCTCGGGCGCCATTCCCTGGTATGAATTTATCTGGCCGTTCGCCCTGCCGACACTGGCCGGCAACATCTTCGGCGGCACCTTTATCTTCGCGCTGATAAGCCACGCGCAGATCCGCAACGATATGAGTAATCAGAAGAAAGCGAAGGCGAAAAAAGAGGAGCAGGAAGCAGCGAAAAAAGAGGCCGCGAAGCCCTGA
- the ccmA gene encoding cytochrome c biogenesis heme-transporting ATPase CcmA, which yields MFEALDLSCVRDERTLFSGLSFTIEPGEMVQIEGRNGAGKTSLLRILAGLSSPDAGEVRWQGVSTRRQRDIFHQQLLYLGHQPGVKSVLTAFENLAFYLSVNGPMVRGNASAEAIYQALENVGLLGYEDVTVGQMSAGQQRRVALARLWLSDAPLWILDEPLTAIDKQGVATLIALFEQHAQRGGMVLLTTHQDLQGVNRDVRKLRLTSAEPV from the coding sequence ATGTTTGAAGCCCTTGATCTGAGCTGTGTTCGTGATGAACGAACCCTGTTTAGCGGCTTAAGTTTCACTATCGAACCGGGCGAAATGGTGCAGATCGAAGGCCGTAACGGTGCCGGTAAAACCAGTTTACTGCGTATTCTTGCCGGGCTGTCCTCTCCGGACGCCGGTGAAGTCCGCTGGCAGGGTGTGAGTACCCGCCGTCAGCGCGATATTTTCCATCAGCAGCTTCTGTACCTCGGCCATCAGCCCGGCGTAAAGTCAGTGCTTACTGCGTTTGAAAACCTTGCCTTTTATCTGTCTGTGAATGGCCCGATGGTCAGAGGTAATGCCAGCGCGGAAGCGATTTATCAGGCGCTGGAAAACGTCGGATTGCTGGGTTATGAAGATGTGACGGTGGGGCAGATGTCCGCCGGGCAGCAACGCCGCGTCGCACTGGCGCGTCTGTGGCTGAGCGATGCGCCGCTATGGATCCTCGATGAACCGCTGACCGCCATTGATAAACAAGGCGTTGCCACACTGATTGCGCTGTTCGAACAGCATGCGCAGCGGGGTGGAATGGTGTTGCTGACAACGCATCAGGATTTGCAGGGTGTTAACCGCGACGTGCGAAAACTTCGTCTGACCAGCGCAGAGCCGGTGTGA
- the ccmB gene encoding heme exporter protein CcmB — protein MFTKVLRRELKIAFRKSAEIINPLWFFLIVITLFPLGIGPEPELLARIAPGIVWVAALLSSLLALERLFRDDYLDGTLEQLLLLPSPLALTVLGKVCAHWVVTGLPLLILSPLIALLLSLDFETWKAVALTILLGTPTLSFIGAIGVALTVGLRKGGVLLSLLVLPLYIPVLIFATGAIDAASMSMPIGGYLAILGAMLAGSATLAPFATAAALRVSIH, from the coding sequence ATGTTTACGAAAGTCCTGCGCCGCGAACTGAAAATTGCCTTTCGCAAAAGCGCTGAAATTATCAATCCGCTGTGGTTTTTCCTGATTGTGATTACGCTGTTCCCGTTAGGGATCGGCCCTGAGCCTGAACTGCTGGCGCGCATTGCGCCCGGCATTGTCTGGGTCGCCGCGCTGTTATCTTCCCTGCTGGCGCTGGAAAGATTGTTCCGTGATGACTATCTCGATGGCACGCTCGAGCAACTTCTGTTATTGCCTTCGCCGCTGGCACTCACGGTTCTGGGGAAAGTATGTGCTCACTGGGTGGTGACGGGGTTGCCGTTACTGATCCTTTCACCGCTGATTGCGCTGCTGCTTTCGCTGGATTTTGAGACCTGGAAAGCCGTCGCACTGACGATTTTACTGGGCACGCCGACGCTGAGTTTTATCGGTGCGATTGGTGTGGCGCTGACCGTCGGGCTGCGCAAAGGTGGCGTTCTGCTCAGTCTGCTGGTATTGCCGCTGTATATTCCGGTGCTGATTTTTGCCACCGGCGCGATTGATGCCGCCTCGATGTCGATGCCGATCGGCGGTTATCTCGCCATTCTTGGCGCGATGCTGGCAGGCAGTGCAACGTTAGCGCCTTTTGCCACCGCCGCCGCTTTGAGAGTGAGTATCCACTGA